In Balaenoptera musculus isolate JJ_BM4_2016_0621 chromosome 19, mBalMus1.pri.v3, whole genome shotgun sequence, one genomic interval encodes:
- the C19H19orf47 gene encoding uncharacterized protein C19orf47 homolog isoform X5, which yields MSVVMFIILLGSRGETLTSGDFGKASQSRWQPSRVMESLPGGQEEQTFQAQAPGSRVKARETMVSVTMATSEWIQFFKEAGIPPGPAVNYAVMFVDNRIQKSMLLDLNKEIMNELGVTVVGDIIAILKHAKVVHRQDMCKAATESVPCSPSPLPGEIRRGACSAASRMITNSLNRDSPPGTPPRRPDTSTSKISVTVSNKMAAKSAKAAALARREEESLTGATKRRRVTAEMEGKYIINMPKGTTPRTRKILEQQQAAKGLHRTSVFDRLGAETKADTTTGNKPTGVFSRLGATPEMDEDLAWDSDHDSSSSVLQYAGVLKKLGRAPAKASPQPAPTVKAKATSSAATATAPTLRRLAFSSRPGLERKPESLSKVSIIQRLGKAALVPEAQDSQVTSTKSPTVRCVLPDPPAPPASQRPPRRRRWRRACRDC from the exons ATGTCCGTGGTCATGTTCATCATCCTACTTGGGAGTAGAGGAGAGACCCTCACATCTGGGGACTTTGGGAAGGCTTCACAAAGCAGGTGGCAGCCAAGCAGAGTGATGGAGAGCTTGCCAGGAGGACAGGAGGAGCAAACATTCCAGGCACAG GCTCCAGGGAGCAGAGTGAAGGCGAGGGAGACAATGGTCTCTGTAACTATGG ccactTCCGAGTGGATCCAATTCTTTAAGGAAGCCGGCATTCCTCCGGGACCTGCTGTCAATTACGCAGTGATGTTTGTGGATAATAG GATCCAGAAGAGCATGCTGCTGGATCTCAACAAGGAAATCATGAATGAGCTGGGCGTGACTGTGGTGGGCGACATCATTGCCATCCTCAAGCATGCCAAGGTGGTGCACCGCCAG GACATGTGCAAAGCTGCCACTGAGTCGGtgccctgcagccccagccccctTCCAGGCGAGATTCGCCGAGGCGCCTGTAGCG CCGCCTCCCGGATGATCACCAACAGCCTGAACCGAGACTCCCCACCCGGCACTCCCCCCAGGCGGCCGGACACCAGCACCTCCAAGATCTCTGTCACCGTGTCCAACAAGATGGCAGCAAAGAGTGCCAAGGCCGCTG ccctggCCCGCCGGGAGGAGGAGAGTTTGACTGGTGCCACCAAGCGGCGCCGGGTCACGGCCGAGATGGAGGGGAAGTACATTATCAACATGCCCAAAGGTACCACCCCCCGGACCCGGAAGATCCTGGAGCAGCAGCAGGCGGCGAAAG GTCTCCACAGGACGTCTGTGTTTGATCGCCTTGGCGCCGAGACCAAGGCAGACACCACGACGGGGAATAAA CCCACAGGAGTCTTCAGCCGCCTGGGGGCCACCCCAGAGATGGATGAGGATCTGGCTTGGGACAGTGACCACGACAGCAGCAGCTCTGTCCTGCAGTATGCCGGCGTCCTGAAGAAGCTAGGCCGGGCCCCAGCCAAAGCCAGTCCCCAGCCCGCACCAACTGTCAAAGCCAAGGCCACCAGCTCGGCGGCAACGGCTACCGCCCCAACGCTGCGGCGCCTGGCTTTTTCCTCACGACCTGGGCTCGAGAGGAAGCCGGAGTCCCTATCCAAAGTCAGCATCATCCAGAGACTGGGCAAGGCTGCCCTTGTGCCGGAGGCCCAGGACAGCCAGGTCACGAGCACCAAGA GCCCGACTGTCCGCTGCGTCCTGCCTGACCCTCCTGCACCTCCGGCCTCCCAGCGGCCCCCTCGTCGGCGGCGGTGGCGTCGAGCCTGTAGAGACTGTTAG
- the C19H19orf47 gene encoding uncharacterized protein C19orf47 homolog isoform X4 gives MSVVMFIILLGSRGETLTSGDFGKASQSRWQPSRVMESLPGGQEEQTFQAQAPGSRVKARETMVSVTMATSEWIQFFKEAGIPPGPAVNYAVMFVDNRIQKSMLLDLNKEIMNELGVTVVGDIIAILKHAKVVHRQDMCKAATESVPCSPSPLPGEIRRGACSAASRMITNSLNRDSPPGTPPRRPDTSTSKISVTVSNKMAAKSAKAAALARREEESLTGATKRRRVTAEMEGKYIINMPKGTTPRTRKILEQQQAAKGLHRTSVFDRLGAETKADTTTGNKPTGVFSRLGATPEMDEDLAWDSDHDSSSSVLQYAGVLKKLGRAPAKASPQPAPTVKAKATSSAATATAPTLRRLAFSSRPGLERKPESLSKVSIIQRLGKAALVPEAQDSQVTSTKSKSSAEVKVTIKRTLVGPRGSSSSEGLGAQMDHAGTVSVFKRLGRRTF, from the exons ATGTCCGTGGTCATGTTCATCATCCTACTTGGGAGTAGAGGAGAGACCCTCACATCTGGGGACTTTGGGAAGGCTTCACAAAGCAGGTGGCAGCCAAGCAGAGTGATGGAGAGCTTGCCAGGAGGACAGGAGGAGCAAACATTCCAGGCACAG GCTCCAGGGAGCAGAGTGAAGGCGAGGGAGACAATGGTCTCTGTAACTATGG ccactTCCGAGTGGATCCAATTCTTTAAGGAAGCCGGCATTCCTCCGGGACCTGCTGTCAATTACGCAGTGATGTTTGTGGATAATAG GATCCAGAAGAGCATGCTGCTGGATCTCAACAAGGAAATCATGAATGAGCTGGGCGTGACTGTGGTGGGCGACATCATTGCCATCCTCAAGCATGCCAAGGTGGTGCACCGCCAG GACATGTGCAAAGCTGCCACTGAGTCGGtgccctgcagccccagccccctTCCAGGCGAGATTCGCCGAGGCGCCTGTAGCG CCGCCTCCCGGATGATCACCAACAGCCTGAACCGAGACTCCCCACCCGGCACTCCCCCCAGGCGGCCGGACACCAGCACCTCCAAGATCTCTGTCACCGTGTCCAACAAGATGGCAGCAAAGAGTGCCAAGGCCGCTG ccctggCCCGCCGGGAGGAGGAGAGTTTGACTGGTGCCACCAAGCGGCGCCGGGTCACGGCCGAGATGGAGGGGAAGTACATTATCAACATGCCCAAAGGTACCACCCCCCGGACCCGGAAGATCCTGGAGCAGCAGCAGGCGGCGAAAG GTCTCCACAGGACGTCTGTGTTTGATCGCCTTGGCGCCGAGACCAAGGCAGACACCACGACGGGGAATAAA CCCACAGGAGTCTTCAGCCGCCTGGGGGCCACCCCAGAGATGGATGAGGATCTGGCTTGGGACAGTGACCACGACAGCAGCAGCTCTGTCCTGCAGTATGCCGGCGTCCTGAAGAAGCTAGGCCGGGCCCCAGCCAAAGCCAGTCCCCAGCCCGCACCAACTGTCAAAGCCAAGGCCACCAGCTCGGCGGCAACGGCTACCGCCCCAACGCTGCGGCGCCTGGCTTTTTCCTCACGACCTGGGCTCGAGAGGAAGCCGGAGTCCCTATCCAAAGTCAGCATCATCCAGAGACTGGGCAAGGCTGCCCTTGTGCCGGAGGCCCAGGACAGCCAGGTCACGAGCACCAAGAGTAAGTCCTCGGCTGAGGTCAAGGTCACCATTAAGAGGACTCTGGTGGGGCCCCGGGGGAGCAGCTCCAGCGAGGGCCTTGGTGCCCAGATGGACCACGCGGGCACTGTGAGCGTGTTCAAAAGACTGGGCCGCAGGACCTTCTAG
- the C19H19orf47 gene encoding uncharacterized protein C19orf47 homolog isoform X3 produces MSVVMFIILLGSRGETLTSGDFGKASQSRWQPSRVMESLPGGQEEQTFQAQAPGSRVKARETMVSVTMATSEWIQFFKEAGIPPGPAVNYAVMFVDNRIQKSMLLDLNKEIMNELGVTVVGDIIAILKHAKVVHRQDMCKAATESVPCSPSPLPGEIRRGACSAASRMITNSLNRDSPPGTPPRRPDTSTSKISVTVSNKMAAKSAKAAAALARREEESLTGATKRRRVTAEMEGKYIINMPKGTTPRTRKILEQQQAAKGLHRTSVFDRLGAETKADTTTGNKPTGVFSRLGATPEMDEDLAWDSDHDSSSSVLQYAGVLKKLGRAPAKASPQPAPTVKAKATSSAATATAPTLRRLAFSSRPGLERKPESLSKVSIIQRLGKAALVPEAQDSQVTSTKSKSSAEVKVTIKRTLVGPRGSSSSEGLGAQMDHAGTVSVFKRLGRRTF; encoded by the exons ATGTCCGTGGTCATGTTCATCATCCTACTTGGGAGTAGAGGAGAGACCCTCACATCTGGGGACTTTGGGAAGGCTTCACAAAGCAGGTGGCAGCCAAGCAGAGTGATGGAGAGCTTGCCAGGAGGACAGGAGGAGCAAACATTCCAGGCACAG GCTCCAGGGAGCAGAGTGAAGGCGAGGGAGACAATGGTCTCTGTAACTATGG ccactTCCGAGTGGATCCAATTCTTTAAGGAAGCCGGCATTCCTCCGGGACCTGCTGTCAATTACGCAGTGATGTTTGTGGATAATAG GATCCAGAAGAGCATGCTGCTGGATCTCAACAAGGAAATCATGAATGAGCTGGGCGTGACTGTGGTGGGCGACATCATTGCCATCCTCAAGCATGCCAAGGTGGTGCACCGCCAG GACATGTGCAAAGCTGCCACTGAGTCGGtgccctgcagccccagccccctTCCAGGCGAGATTCGCCGAGGCGCCTGTAGCG CCGCCTCCCGGATGATCACCAACAGCCTGAACCGAGACTCCCCACCCGGCACTCCCCCCAGGCGGCCGGACACCAGCACCTCCAAGATCTCTGTCACCGTGTCCAACAAGATGGCAGCAAAGAGTGCCAAGGCCGCTG cagccctggCCCGCCGGGAGGAGGAGAGTTTGACTGGTGCCACCAAGCGGCGCCGGGTCACGGCCGAGATGGAGGGGAAGTACATTATCAACATGCCCAAAGGTACCACCCCCCGGACCCGGAAGATCCTGGAGCAGCAGCAGGCGGCGAAAG GTCTCCACAGGACGTCTGTGTTTGATCGCCTTGGCGCCGAGACCAAGGCAGACACCACGACGGGGAATAAA CCCACAGGAGTCTTCAGCCGCCTGGGGGCCACCCCAGAGATGGATGAGGATCTGGCTTGGGACAGTGACCACGACAGCAGCAGCTCTGTCCTGCAGTATGCCGGCGTCCTGAAGAAGCTAGGCCGGGCCCCAGCCAAAGCCAGTCCCCAGCCCGCACCAACTGTCAAAGCCAAGGCCACCAGCTCGGCGGCAACGGCTACCGCCCCAACGCTGCGGCGCCTGGCTTTTTCCTCACGACCTGGGCTCGAGAGGAAGCCGGAGTCCCTATCCAAAGTCAGCATCATCCAGAGACTGGGCAAGGCTGCCCTTGTGCCGGAGGCCCAGGACAGCCAGGTCACGAGCACCAAGAGTAAGTCCTCGGCTGAGGTCAAGGTCACCATTAAGAGGACTCTGGTGGGGCCCCGGGGGAGCAGCTCCAGCGAGGGCCTTGGTGCCCAGATGGACCACGCGGGCACTGTGAGCGTGTTCAAAAGACTGGGCCGCAGGACCTTCTAG
- the C19H19orf47 gene encoding uncharacterized protein C19orf47 homolog isoform X1, which translates to MSVVMFIILLGSRGETLTSGDFGKASQSRWQPSRVMESLPGGQEEQTFQAQAPGSRVKARETMVSVTMATSEWIQFFKEAGIPPGPAVNYAVMFVDNRIQKSMLLDLNKEIMNELGVTVVGDIIAILKHAKVVHRQDMCKAATESVPCSPSPLPGEIRRGACSAASRMITNSLNRDSPPGTPPRRPDTSTSKISVTVSNKMAAKSAKAAGSFPSWGLCPDVPFSWTFFLHRLFHAWPLFLFQVSAAALARREEESLTGATKRRRVTAEMEGKYIINMPKGTTPRTRKILEQQQAAKGLHRTSVFDRLGAETKADTTTGNKPTGVFSRLGATPEMDEDLAWDSDHDSSSSVLQYAGVLKKLGRAPAKASPQPAPTVKAKATSSAATATAPTLRRLAFSSRPGLERKPESLSKVSIIQRLGKAALVPEAQDSQVTSTKSKSSAEVKVTIKRTLVGPRGSSSSEGLGAQMDHAGTVSVFKRLGRRTF; encoded by the exons ATGTCCGTGGTCATGTTCATCATCCTACTTGGGAGTAGAGGAGAGACCCTCACATCTGGGGACTTTGGGAAGGCTTCACAAAGCAGGTGGCAGCCAAGCAGAGTGATGGAGAGCTTGCCAGGAGGACAGGAGGAGCAAACATTCCAGGCACAG GCTCCAGGGAGCAGAGTGAAGGCGAGGGAGACAATGGTCTCTGTAACTATGG ccactTCCGAGTGGATCCAATTCTTTAAGGAAGCCGGCATTCCTCCGGGACCTGCTGTCAATTACGCAGTGATGTTTGTGGATAATAG GATCCAGAAGAGCATGCTGCTGGATCTCAACAAGGAAATCATGAATGAGCTGGGCGTGACTGTGGTGGGCGACATCATTGCCATCCTCAAGCATGCCAAGGTGGTGCACCGCCAG GACATGTGCAAAGCTGCCACTGAGTCGGtgccctgcagccccagccccctTCCAGGCGAGATTCGCCGAGGCGCCTGTAGCG CCGCCTCCCGGATGATCACCAACAGCCTGAACCGAGACTCCCCACCCGGCACTCCCCCCAGGCGGCCGGACACCAGCACCTCCAAGATCTCTGTCACCGTGTCCAACAAGATGGCAGCAAAGAGTGCCAAGGCCGCTG GCTCCTTCCCGTCGTGGGGCCTTTGCCCTGATGTTCCCTTCTCCTGGACCTTCTTCCTCCACAGACTTTTCCATGCTTGGCCGCTGTTCCTCTTCCAGGTCTCAGCTG cagccctggCCCGCCGGGAGGAGGAGAGTTTGACTGGTGCCACCAAGCGGCGCCGGGTCACGGCCGAGATGGAGGGGAAGTACATTATCAACATGCCCAAAGGTACCACCCCCCGGACCCGGAAGATCCTGGAGCAGCAGCAGGCGGCGAAAG GTCTCCACAGGACGTCTGTGTTTGATCGCCTTGGCGCCGAGACCAAGGCAGACACCACGACGGGGAATAAA CCCACAGGAGTCTTCAGCCGCCTGGGGGCCACCCCAGAGATGGATGAGGATCTGGCTTGGGACAGTGACCACGACAGCAGCAGCTCTGTCCTGCAGTATGCCGGCGTCCTGAAGAAGCTAGGCCGGGCCCCAGCCAAAGCCAGTCCCCAGCCCGCACCAACTGTCAAAGCCAAGGCCACCAGCTCGGCGGCAACGGCTACCGCCCCAACGCTGCGGCGCCTGGCTTTTTCCTCACGACCTGGGCTCGAGAGGAAGCCGGAGTCCCTATCCAAAGTCAGCATCATCCAGAGACTGGGCAAGGCTGCCCTTGTGCCGGAGGCCCAGGACAGCCAGGTCACGAGCACCAAGAGTAAGTCCTCGGCTGAGGTCAAGGTCACCATTAAGAGGACTCTGGTGGGGCCCCGGGGGAGCAGCTCCAGCGAGGGCCTTGGTGCCCAGATGGACCACGCGGGCACTGTGAGCGTGTTCAAAAGACTGGGCCGCAGGACCTTCTAG
- the C19H19orf47 gene encoding uncharacterized protein C19orf47 homolog isoform X2: MSVVMFIILLGSRGETLTSGDFGKASQSRWQPSRVMESLPGGQEEQTFQAQAPGSRVKARETMVSVTMATSEWIQFFKEAGIPPGPAVNYAVMFVDNRIQKSMLLDLNKEIMNELGVTVVGDIIAILKHAKVVHRQDMCKAATESVPCSPSPLPGEIRRGACSAASRMITNSLNRDSPPGTPPRRPDTSTSKISVTVSNKMAAKSAKAAGSFPSWGLCPDVPFSWTFFLHRLFHAWPLFLFQVSAAALARREEESLTGATKRRRVTAEMEGKYIINMPKGTTPRTRKILEQQQAAKGLHRTSVFDRLGAETKADTTTGNKPTGVFSRLGATPEMDEDLAWDSDHDSSSSVLQYAGVLKKLGRAPAKASPQPAPTVKAKATSSAATATAPTLRRLAFSSRPGLERKPESLSKVSIIQRLGKAALVPEAQDSQVTSTKSPTVRCVLPDPPAPPASQRPPRRRRWRRACRDC, translated from the exons ATGTCCGTGGTCATGTTCATCATCCTACTTGGGAGTAGAGGAGAGACCCTCACATCTGGGGACTTTGGGAAGGCTTCACAAAGCAGGTGGCAGCCAAGCAGAGTGATGGAGAGCTTGCCAGGAGGACAGGAGGAGCAAACATTCCAGGCACAG GCTCCAGGGAGCAGAGTGAAGGCGAGGGAGACAATGGTCTCTGTAACTATGG ccactTCCGAGTGGATCCAATTCTTTAAGGAAGCCGGCATTCCTCCGGGACCTGCTGTCAATTACGCAGTGATGTTTGTGGATAATAG GATCCAGAAGAGCATGCTGCTGGATCTCAACAAGGAAATCATGAATGAGCTGGGCGTGACTGTGGTGGGCGACATCATTGCCATCCTCAAGCATGCCAAGGTGGTGCACCGCCAG GACATGTGCAAAGCTGCCACTGAGTCGGtgccctgcagccccagccccctTCCAGGCGAGATTCGCCGAGGCGCCTGTAGCG CCGCCTCCCGGATGATCACCAACAGCCTGAACCGAGACTCCCCACCCGGCACTCCCCCCAGGCGGCCGGACACCAGCACCTCCAAGATCTCTGTCACCGTGTCCAACAAGATGGCAGCAAAGAGTGCCAAGGCCGCTG GCTCCTTCCCGTCGTGGGGCCTTTGCCCTGATGTTCCCTTCTCCTGGACCTTCTTCCTCCACAGACTTTTCCATGCTTGGCCGCTGTTCCTCTTCCAGGTCTCAGCTG cagccctggCCCGCCGGGAGGAGGAGAGTTTGACTGGTGCCACCAAGCGGCGCCGGGTCACGGCCGAGATGGAGGGGAAGTACATTATCAACATGCCCAAAGGTACCACCCCCCGGACCCGGAAGATCCTGGAGCAGCAGCAGGCGGCGAAAG GTCTCCACAGGACGTCTGTGTTTGATCGCCTTGGCGCCGAGACCAAGGCAGACACCACGACGGGGAATAAA CCCACAGGAGTCTTCAGCCGCCTGGGGGCCACCCCAGAGATGGATGAGGATCTGGCTTGGGACAGTGACCACGACAGCAGCAGCTCTGTCCTGCAGTATGCCGGCGTCCTGAAGAAGCTAGGCCGGGCCCCAGCCAAAGCCAGTCCCCAGCCCGCACCAACTGTCAAAGCCAAGGCCACCAGCTCGGCGGCAACGGCTACCGCCCCAACGCTGCGGCGCCTGGCTTTTTCCTCACGACCTGGGCTCGAGAGGAAGCCGGAGTCCCTATCCAAAGTCAGCATCATCCAGAGACTGGGCAAGGCTGCCCTTGTGCCGGAGGCCCAGGACAGCCAGGTCACGAGCACCAAGA GCCCGACTGTCCGCTGCGTCCTGCCTGACCCTCCTGCACCTCCGGCCTCCCAGCGGCCCCCTCGTCGGCGGCGGTGGCGTCGAGCCTGTAGAGACTGTTAG
- the C19H19orf47 gene encoding uncharacterized protein C19orf47 homolog isoform X6, whose protein sequence is MVSVTMATSEWIQFFKEAGIPPGPAVNYAVMFVDNRIQKSMLLDLNKEIMNELGVTVVGDIIAILKHAKVVHRQDMCKAATESVPCSPSPLPGEIRRGACSAASRMITNSLNRDSPPGTPPRRPDTSTSKISVTVSNKMAAKSAKAAGSFPSWGLCPDVPFSWTFFLHRLFHAWPLFLFQVSAAALARREEESLTGATKRRRVTAEMEGKYIINMPKGTTPRTRKILEQQQAAKGLHRTSVFDRLGAETKADTTTGNKPTGVFSRLGATPEMDEDLAWDSDHDSSSSVLQYAGVLKKLGRAPAKASPQPAPTVKAKATSSAATATAPTLRRLAFSSRPGLERKPESLSKVSIIQRLGKAALVPEAQDSQVTSTKSKSSAEVKVTIKRTLVGPRGSSSSEGLGAQMDHAGTVSVFKRLGRRTF, encoded by the exons ATGGTCTCTGTAACTATGG ccactTCCGAGTGGATCCAATTCTTTAAGGAAGCCGGCATTCCTCCGGGACCTGCTGTCAATTACGCAGTGATGTTTGTGGATAATAG GATCCAGAAGAGCATGCTGCTGGATCTCAACAAGGAAATCATGAATGAGCTGGGCGTGACTGTGGTGGGCGACATCATTGCCATCCTCAAGCATGCCAAGGTGGTGCACCGCCAG GACATGTGCAAAGCTGCCACTGAGTCGGtgccctgcagccccagccccctTCCAGGCGAGATTCGCCGAGGCGCCTGTAGCG CCGCCTCCCGGATGATCACCAACAGCCTGAACCGAGACTCCCCACCCGGCACTCCCCCCAGGCGGCCGGACACCAGCACCTCCAAGATCTCTGTCACCGTGTCCAACAAGATGGCAGCAAAGAGTGCCAAGGCCGCTG GCTCCTTCCCGTCGTGGGGCCTTTGCCCTGATGTTCCCTTCTCCTGGACCTTCTTCCTCCACAGACTTTTCCATGCTTGGCCGCTGTTCCTCTTCCAGGTCTCAGCTG cagccctggCCCGCCGGGAGGAGGAGAGTTTGACTGGTGCCACCAAGCGGCGCCGGGTCACGGCCGAGATGGAGGGGAAGTACATTATCAACATGCCCAAAGGTACCACCCCCCGGACCCGGAAGATCCTGGAGCAGCAGCAGGCGGCGAAAG GTCTCCACAGGACGTCTGTGTTTGATCGCCTTGGCGCCGAGACCAAGGCAGACACCACGACGGGGAATAAA CCCACAGGAGTCTTCAGCCGCCTGGGGGCCACCCCAGAGATGGATGAGGATCTGGCTTGGGACAGTGACCACGACAGCAGCAGCTCTGTCCTGCAGTATGCCGGCGTCCTGAAGAAGCTAGGCCGGGCCCCAGCCAAAGCCAGTCCCCAGCCCGCACCAACTGTCAAAGCCAAGGCCACCAGCTCGGCGGCAACGGCTACCGCCCCAACGCTGCGGCGCCTGGCTTTTTCCTCACGACCTGGGCTCGAGAGGAAGCCGGAGTCCCTATCCAAAGTCAGCATCATCCAGAGACTGGGCAAGGCTGCCCTTGTGCCGGAGGCCCAGGACAGCCAGGTCACGAGCACCAAGAGTAAGTCCTCGGCTGAGGTCAAGGTCACCATTAAGAGGACTCTGGTGGGGCCCCGGGGGAGCAGCTCCAGCGAGGGCCTTGGTGCCCAGATGGACCACGCGGGCACTGTGAGCGTGTTCAAAAGACTGGGCCGCAGGACCTTCTAG
- the C19H19orf47 gene encoding uncharacterized protein C19orf47 homolog isoform X7, translated as MVSVTMATSEWIQFFKEAGIPPGPAVNYAVMFVDNRIQKSMLLDLNKEIMNELGVTVVGDIIAILKHAKVVHRQDMCKAATESVPCSPSPLPGEIRRGACSAASRMITNSLNRDSPPGTPPRRPDTSTSKISVTVSNKMAAKSAKAAALARREEESLTGATKRRRVTAEMEGKYIINMPKGTTPRTRKILEQQQAAKGLHRTSVFDRLGAETKADTTTGNKPTGVFSRLGATPEMDEDLAWDSDHDSSSSVLQYAGVLKKLGRAPAKASPQPAPTVKAKATSSAATATAPTLRRLAFSSRPGLERKPESLSKVSIIQRLGKAALVPEAQDSQVTSTKSPTVRCVLPDPPAPPASQRPPRRRRWRRACRDC; from the exons ATGGTCTCTGTAACTATGG ccactTCCGAGTGGATCCAATTCTTTAAGGAAGCCGGCATTCCTCCGGGACCTGCTGTCAATTACGCAGTGATGTTTGTGGATAATAG GATCCAGAAGAGCATGCTGCTGGATCTCAACAAGGAAATCATGAATGAGCTGGGCGTGACTGTGGTGGGCGACATCATTGCCATCCTCAAGCATGCCAAGGTGGTGCACCGCCAG GACATGTGCAAAGCTGCCACTGAGTCGGtgccctgcagccccagccccctTCCAGGCGAGATTCGCCGAGGCGCCTGTAGCG CCGCCTCCCGGATGATCACCAACAGCCTGAACCGAGACTCCCCACCCGGCACTCCCCCCAGGCGGCCGGACACCAGCACCTCCAAGATCTCTGTCACCGTGTCCAACAAGATGGCAGCAAAGAGTGCCAAGGCCGCTG ccctggCCCGCCGGGAGGAGGAGAGTTTGACTGGTGCCACCAAGCGGCGCCGGGTCACGGCCGAGATGGAGGGGAAGTACATTATCAACATGCCCAAAGGTACCACCCCCCGGACCCGGAAGATCCTGGAGCAGCAGCAGGCGGCGAAAG GTCTCCACAGGACGTCTGTGTTTGATCGCCTTGGCGCCGAGACCAAGGCAGACACCACGACGGGGAATAAA CCCACAGGAGTCTTCAGCCGCCTGGGGGCCACCCCAGAGATGGATGAGGATCTGGCTTGGGACAGTGACCACGACAGCAGCAGCTCTGTCCTGCAGTATGCCGGCGTCCTGAAGAAGCTAGGCCGGGCCCCAGCCAAAGCCAGTCCCCAGCCCGCACCAACTGTCAAAGCCAAGGCCACCAGCTCGGCGGCAACGGCTACCGCCCCAACGCTGCGGCGCCTGGCTTTTTCCTCACGACCTGGGCTCGAGAGGAAGCCGGAGTCCCTATCCAAAGTCAGCATCATCCAGAGACTGGGCAAGGCTGCCCTTGTGCCGGAGGCCCAGGACAGCCAGGTCACGAGCACCAAGA GCCCGACTGTCCGCTGCGTCCTGCCTGACCCTCCTGCACCTCCGGCCTCCCAGCGGCCCCCTCGTCGGCGGCGGTGGCGTCGAGCCTGTAGAGACTGTTAG